The stretch of DNA AATGCATGTCGTGAAGGAAATTACACAATAATTAGGAACTATTAtgcatgggtactccattttagaccgagtaccggtaccgggttcgtaccgggtaccggtacgcgtatggtactcccccggtacgcaccgacgccgtaccttttttttttttgttttttgcaacgGGTACACGCATGGTACACCTGTGGTACTcgcgtggtacaccaatccaaaaaaacatgattttttttctcctttttcttttattattagttttttttataggaagatttacgttttttatttgtttataatataaagtagcaattattggtaaaaaacaataacaaagtagccgccggaattattcactcattcattgaaaaggaatagactaaatttaaagagagatgaagatctGGTTTTTATTCATTccaatcttcgtcttctctcaagaaagagaaatattaatatttataatgaaagtgcaacaaaaatgtgggatattcgtagagatgaatgagatttatttaatatatagttgttattcttgaaattgctagtctttctcgcggtgaacctaactagaggtcactctttttagtgatgatgaagagggaaataattgactctttttgagttaattggtttttaatttcatattttgatgtttctaacaatttaaattacatttaaagtgtgttgtgatattttttatgtttaattatttcttttaacaatataactatattatttgatatatataattatattttttaaaaaaattatagggacgtacccgtaccttagtttttctaaaaatgacgtaccccgtaccggtaccggtatcggataccggtaccgtacccgcacccgggcAACATAGATTAGGAATGGTTATGGTACTAATTTTGAAGCTATCCTAGAGGATAAACTAAaggaaaattaaatatatagttcaaatacatcaatttctttttgttaaataataaaataatattatatgttattgagtCTGTTAGTTTAAAGTctattaggttttattatatattctctagtaacatttttgtaatgttaagttaatgcaatgatattctattgaaactctagccgtctttctcttttcctatttgtatATCTATATTgtacatggtatcagagccaatCGATTTACCAAAAACATGCAACTTTCATTGTTTGACCGAAGCCTGGAATAAATTTAACTTCAACTTCAAAATTTCCAACTAGCAAGCCTTAATTAGATCCAACACTAAAGCAACGAGAAACCAAAATCCAATattaaacaaaagaaatcaGATCAAACAGAGGAGAGAGAAGAACAAACCAAAATTGCAGCTTACAAACTCAATCAATCATCAAAGACCAAATAAGCATGACTCAAACAACAATAAAACGTTGACAAACAAAGCAACACTAACCCAAAGATTGACCGATGCAATTATCCATGACAAAAAGTAACAAAACATAACTTACTAGAAACCAACAATATGAAAGCAATTGCTAGAATttccacaacaacaacaataacacagCAACGACACTTTATTCTCcttattctttcttttctttcaataTTCCCAAGCAAACATCAAACGCACACAATAAACATATTCCCACACTTGAGAATTCGACATCGAAAGCGACAAGTGGTTCAAGGTGGATCGAACCATGCTCTAAATACCATGTTAAAAAGTTCCACATATCGCCTTTCCAAACACAAGGAAAACAGTATCCAAACTAATAAGAAATCCACAATCCACTATTCCAATTTGTGGAACAATGAAAATTAGATATGCTTGAATTAACCACCATGATAGCTCATCACATACCAACAAATTCAATGCATCTAAAAAGCCACCAAATTATTTCTTCAAAGCCAATACCGTAGACATGAGGACTTTATGTTTTCGTTGAGCTGAGGAGTTCTGTTTATTGTGATTTGAATTTCTTTCTGGTTTGATTATTCTgattgattgcattgcacttctccctcctattgcacttcttttctgattgtattgcacttctccctattgcacttctcttctgattgcattgcacttctccctcctattgcacttctcttctgttTGATTGCACTTCTTCCTGGCTTCTTTcgattgattgcacttctccctctaTTAGTTGATTCTTCTGTTTGGTTTGGATCTGTTCgtttaatttgtaacaagcttaaagcttggtaagctttagcttgaagGTAGTGTTTGAAGTTTATAGTATTTAGTAttttttcgtattttgtttgacaaactcacaaTGCTTCTTTTTGATGTATCGtgagtttgagagtaggtgttagataataaaataatagtatatGTTATTGGGtctgttagtttagagtccattatgttttattatatattcgcTAGTAAcatttttgtaatgttaaactaatgcaatgatattctattgaaaccctagtcgtctttctcttttcctatttgtatATCTATATTGTTAACACTTTTAACATTCTAATAATAGTTATGTCTTCGTGGTTTTTAGATAATAAATatgtattttaagtttttaacttATTGCCCTCTTTTggttattttttattacaaaaatttgttttattgttgCTCTTCTAGTTAATCTCCTCTAACATATGTGcattttttattacaatattCATCATGCTGGAAGTCAACATTATCAGTCATAGTACAACAAGCTAATGGAGGATAACTATAAAAGTAATAATGCAACAAGTTATAAACGTAAATAACttatttgttacctaaaaagttaaaacttaattttttttttttttttgactaaaaagataacgatattcattcattccaataattgatatagTACATCagatgcaaatacaaattcaacatcgctaaaaacaaaaaggatgaatctgcgaacaaactcacagcatccgtgttaatagcatacaacggcaaaatgcctacaaataataatatgataaaactaaAGTCACCGAAATatccatgcttccggatctgcaacgttgatgcccaaatcattgattgaatctgcaattgattgaagatgATCTTTCAAATATGAACTAAACGAACACCGTAACAAGACGGAGAATTCAACAACGTCGTACCAAGACGACGATCAACACagacgccgcactcagacgacgatatcacacaaataaaaaagaaaaacaactaaaaaacttaatctatgtgaaaaatcacttatttagattgaaaacaacaagaaaaaaggtgaagaggggtgattttaggccaaatatgacctaaaatcacccctaactagtagaggaagaagaaactcagagaaaaagaaaatagggCCGGCTAGAGTTTTGTTGCTCAAAGCTTCTTTAAGTTAAAACTTAATtattacttaaaaaatttaaaacaactAACTGTTACAAACAAAACTTAAAAGGACTGCTAAATACATTTGAATTTAAATATACATACGTAGATTTTTCAGACACTGTTTATATTGTTTTGCACTAACATATAAAAGAAAACTACCAAACTAATTTTTTACttcaaaaaatatctaaaacaATTTGTTAACCGGAACATCTTAAATGATGGACAAGGATTCCCGCCACTAATCGAGATAATCCGGTTTAATATATGtctccattttatttttaattaagcaTTGCATGTGATAAACAAAAATGTGTGGATGATCGTCAATAGTTAGTTAGTTCAGTAGTGATTAACACTAAATTTAATAAGGAGaatcacggttcgatctcccgcaactgcgatcgggaggcagttggaaccacttgatgccagaactggtcttcaaaccaaattaaactggtggtgaaagccaaaaaaaagtGTGGAGCTTTAATCGTTAATTTGTTCAATGGTGATTTGCGCGGAATTTGGTAGGAAGGATCACAGTTCAATCCCCACAATTGCGATTGGATTGAGGCTGGAataatcacttgatgtcagaactgaccacCAGACCAAAttaactggtggtgaaagccgaAAAAAAATGTGGATGAAATTACACTCATAAAAAAACATTGGAAAGAATCTTAATCCCTGGTGGACAGGTCCCGCAGAACCGAACCGAACCGGTCCAACCGAACAGTTTTTTGTGTTGCGGGTCGGGTTAAAATTTTGTCTCGGGtgcaaaaacacaaaaaaacagTTTGAGATGGATTATGTCGGTCGGGTTCGGGTGACGAGAATTCACCCATTAATAACTGAACCGATCTGTAGCTGTGTACTATTGACAGATGCATTCATTATTTAGACTAGATAGACTAGACTTTTCAGAATTTCTCCTTTCCCAAGTCTAATTTTccactttattttaaaaatattattattaattttttattttctttttcattactACTCACTAACTACCCCACTACCTATCATGACCTTCTCTCTCCcctttcaatttcttcttttctctaatTCTCCAAACTTGCAGATCATTTGTTCTTTCTATTTCTCTATGAATTACGTAATATTCTATGTTTTTCTTCACTTAATCTCTGTTCTTTTCCGAGTCCAAGTTATCTTTTGCTCTAATTTTTTAGACAATCAACCATTGATGTTAACTTTGCATTCTCATGAATTTTGTGGTCAAGTTCATGAGATTCTCCCTCAGCCAAATCATCATTTAAATTATAGATAAAGAAGACACAGTTAGATTTGGATTTCGTTGCAAAGCTCAATGAACATCTCTCATTCCCATGCTTCTTGCTTTTTAAGATCTCAATTTGTTAGATCTAGTGTTTTTTTAGAAAAGATCTGGCTAGATAAGTTAGAtctagattttttttccttctattatgtgaaaattagtaaattagtaaagAGAAAATTTTCCTGTTCAATCCGAAATAACCCATCCGATTTACCCGCGACCCGCTTGAACCGAACCGGTTAAACCGAAGTCCAAAAATGGTTCGGTGTGGATTGCAATTCGCGACCCGTGGATTGGGCTGGGTGTTAGTTTTGGGCCCGAACCCGCCTGACCCGAACCGTTGTCCACCCCCTACCTTaaatgatatattatttttttccttaaatataaatataagatcccttaaaaaaaaattacataaatcgAGAAAGTTGATTATAGTATTACTTGCAAGATCCCTTAAATGATATATTATATTGcaagatatttttattatattcttATAGTTCCcctaaagaaataataaaaccCTTTGAAAGAGAAAATGCAATAACAAAGGCAACAACCTATGTCACCACTACACTCGATCCAAATAAGCAAATAAAACTTAAAGTAGAAACAACAACTTAAGGTTTAACCACTTAAAAGAAGCAAGAACATTAAAGTCATAAAGCCAAACACTTAACCATTAGAAGAATCTACGGTTCAAGGCTTAATCACTTAAAAGAAACCAATATGCTTAATCTCCACATAAGCTACCAAAACTTAACCATCAAAGAGACGAAGGTAAAAGAGGAGCCTTAACCACTCAAGACAAAAGCAAGAATATCAAAGTTTAACCATTaaacaaaattcataatttaaggGTTAACCACTTAACAAATGAATGTTTAATTAACCACATAAGGGAGAAGAAACTGAAACCAAACCAAGTGAGATTAATAAACCCGAAGTCGAAAAAACACTAACGCAAATTTGTTCCTCCACCTACACACACTTCACCTGTCTCTGAACGTTGAATGATCCTAATCTCATGAAAATTGGAGTAGCCCAGTAAGCGAAGACATTGATTCATTTCATTTGTGACGGTCTTTCAGAAGATATATCGGTGAAGGCTAACATGGTGAACTACATTTATCGGTTCTCCAAGAATCACCATATAAACATCATCCACGAACTCATTGGTTGGTTCCAATTCATTGTCCTTTACTTATGCTTTGACTTCAATTCAAAATTATCATCATTGTCTGAGAGTAAATCAAACCGTACTTTCTTGCGCTTCTTTCGAGCTTTCTGTTTATAACAAGTATTTGAGCAACAGAAAAAAATGAGTATTTCTCTATATTAGAATAATAACATGCAAATGATAGAGAAGATGGGGAGAGCATTTCAGCTATATCATTAAAATCGTCATGTTTGTGTAAATCTTAAGATTCAATACATGCATCAGaaagcaaaaacaaataaagGAGAGAATTACAGGTTTATCAAATAATTTCGCCAAGACATCGGAATTGACTTTGGAGCTGAGCCTCTGCAAATGATagatgcaaaaaaaaaagtatcattaataatataacataaacattttCAGAAAATTCTAGGTAGCCCAATTAACAAATCATATTTATTGCTCAAACTTGGCTAACttacaaaaaaatgtaaaacacaaaagagagagagaaacaaaacTTAACCCTATTGGAAAAATCCAAGTCCCACATTGAATAAAGATAAAAccttaagggtccgtttggtgcgcaggatagcatagtgacatgataggatataaaacaggataaggataggataggataacagcaggataacagttatactcagttatcatatcatgtgtttggtgcacacaggataacaaacatgataactattatattttgtttttaatatatacttgctcataataatatgattatgataagatatataacatatttaattgacaaaattactcttgtaaaacaactgttatttttttaaaattattttgtaatactttgaattttataaataaaaaatataaataagtaatcaaataactttatataatttaaaataaaaatcatgagaaaataatcaagtttaattttttatatgaatcatgatcaaataaataactcaataatatatacatgttagataagccaaataaatatatgatatatctcatacgtaaataataaaactactattgcaaaagaattatatttatttttttataaaatttaaattaatatccctatttgtcaattttttaataataattttactttaaaatattgtaattttagtaaaattttgattttttagaatatataaattacaaaattacccctgtgaaaaaatcacatatatatttaaaaattaattatttaattatttatattttattttatgtattttaaaatatattttataaaataaaccagtaatttttttttcttatcctatcctgctggtaacccagctcaaattcaggataagaattataactagagagacatgataggataagcttcaggattaacttatcatatcctgctgtatcaccaaacactggattgcggcaggatatgatacagttatcctatcctgtctcttatcctgtgcaccaaatgGACCCTAATAGTTAAGAGTTTATAAAGATTGGCACcgtcaccttacaagccgattttgttgAGATAaattaggcccaatataaaaatttaatatggtATCTGAGCTAATCTAACAGGGCCACCAAAATTTAAATCCATGCACCAATCCCAATAGTGTTGGACGTCAAGGGGGTGGTTGAAAAAATCCAAGTCACAACCTAAATAAGATAATACTAGATTAGAGTTTATAAAAAGTGACactcctcactttacaagccggttttgtcaggatgagttaggccctaTATAAAAAACTAATAAGCCCTAACTGCCGAGAATTATCGTCTTTACTAGTAGTTATTAATTAGGTGCAGACTTAGAAAATGTTATACCTCTCATTGTCGCACTTCCATTTCCTTCGTATAAAAGACTTAGGGATATAATGGATAATGTATAGGTGCACCAAAGCAAGTACTCATTTTTTGAATCATGCCGATATTTGAGTTATAAGTAAACTAATAGTGGTACAGAAGTCCTACTAAGAAGACAATGGAGTCAAAGATTTCTATACCGTTTCAAAAGTTCAAACTCTCCCAACAAAGTTAGCATCCAAGATGGTTCGTATAATTAACATTATGTTTCACAATTCTGTCTAGGGACATAATGGGGTATGATTTAATGATCCTAATCTCTAGAAAATTGGACTAACCCAGCAAGACCTATTCAAATTATGATAATAGGTGTGAGATGCTATTACGATACATTCAAAAACAGAAATATATAgattattatgagtaactacATAAAGGAGATAAAGACACttcacaagaaaataaaatgtgtCAAACGCAAAAGAACAGGCATCATAATAAATACCTTTGTTTTCAATATTCGACTAGTTGCCTCTACAGCTGATTGAGCAAGACCCGAACGTGTTGCCTCTTGAGCTCGTTTCTGCCTCAATTCCTACAAATATGCAGAGTAACACTATTTCAAAAAGTTCAATGACCTTCACACCAGGTCACAGTTTATGCAGCATAGATAAACTGCGAAGGGAAAATCATAAAACTAAGAACCAATATACTAGAAAATGCACCTTTACCTATTGAGACACGGTCTAGAGAAGATATTAAAATGTAGGAGTTTTACATACACACAGAGAAGATATTAAAATGTAGGAGTTTTATATATGCAAGTGTTGAAATAGAAAAAGTATTCAGAGAAATTGTGTACAGAAAGGGGAGAACCCATGGCACAGGAGAGAGGCGGAATATAACGAAAATAACTGAATGAAGGGAGGACATTTGAGATATGAGTAAATATAGCGAAGGACTGAGTATGAGAAACAGTTCTCCTCCCGGAAAGGAAATTGTCAATCATAGGAATATTATAGTTCTCCAAATTAGTTTGTATTTGTATCGTTTCTACAAGGTTATATCTCGTACACGGACATGTGATTGACAcagggacacgcctaatcttaGCGGTGTATGTGCTTCATAGTTCTATAAACACAACTAAATATTGAGATATCAATAGCAAAGAGATACAACAAAATCCTCTGCCTACACAAACCTCACCTATCACTGAACATTGAATGTTCCTAATCTCGTGAACACTGAACACTGAACTAGCCTAGTATGACCTATTCGAATTATGTTGAATATGTGAAAACAAAAGAGAATTCATTTAATGGGTCAATTAGAAGCTAAATTAAAACTTAACAGTCAGTCCTAGTAGACTAAGTGTGTGTTCGGTTTTGCGGCGACAAACTTTGAATTTTAaatgaattgattttgtaaacTTGATTTTGGCTTAGTGAGTTGAATGTAAAATGATTAGTGTTTAGATACATTTAcgtaaaagtgagttgaacaataaatttaagGATAAAAATCAATTGTGGATACAAAATATCTAAATTCTAACTTAAAgttaaaatcaattatatagGCAATATCAATTCCACTCGAACAAATctaaacatgtcaaaatcagtTTACAtgtataaaatcaattttagcttatccaaaaatgaaataaacataCATTCAATAGCTAACTAACATAGTTATGAGTTTAAATTATACGTTAAACATAAActagtatattatatatttaaatttggtTGTGTTTTCCAATGGTATTCTGAAAATATGAGATAAAACAGAAATGCATTATTCTATAAATTATGAAGATGACTAGAAGAGTAATAACCAAGTACAGTAGGGTGCACAGTAAAGTGAAAATAGATGAGAAAGAATACTATAATAGTTCCATACACATACACACACAGAGAACCTCACCagaaaattaattcaaaattacCTTTCTGGATTTTGCGAGAGATTCAACAGCAGATTGAGCAAGTTCGTCTCTTGCTGCAGACAAATCATTAGAACAGTTTCGGACAAACGCCTCAAAAGCTTTCTTAGCAATTTTTTCTTTGGCAGCTAGTTCCTGTAAAAGAATTAACATAGAGTTCAATGTAGTCAAAGTCGAGATCCTAGGTAGGATCGGGAGGGGGTTGAAAGATCGAACTCGAGGATCGTAAGTAACATGACTTGTAAGATGCTACCGAAATGTAATTTGTACTTAACAtataaacacacacacacacacacacaaaaaaaaaaagcaaaaaaactaTCATACATGCATAAAATAACCTCTAAATCACAATAAAATACAAGAGAATGAATCTGGTTGGAATTGGAAGAGTGTTTGGGTCATACAGGCTACAGCCGATTCCCTCAACCTCAAAAAAGATATAGAAGtctaaagaaaacaaaattatttggaCCTCGTGGCCCAATCTCTATTTTCCGCTCCACCAAAAAACGCCTAGTTCTACTAATCAGTGAGACATTGTGAGCCGTCAACTCTCACAGTGTCACAAAAATAGGGGAAGTAATGGCCACGTGAAAGAAAACAGGGAAGGGCAGGAAAGAAGGTGAACGCGTTGCAGGCAGTGACACACAGACGAGAACGGCTTCCCAGTTGGTGGCAGGTACAAATACGAACGATGTGCACAGAGGAGGAGAGACTGAGAGAGTGAGACCAATGGGTTTTTTCACAATTCCCGGCCTGTTTCAGCAAGGCCCAATTGTGAAACGAGTGGCCCAACACGGAACGGTTACAATCCTGCCTTCAACTCGCGATCTCGACCATGACGGAAGCCTCCAGCGATCGTAAGTTCCTACGTGATGGAGCGCAACCTTGACTACAATAGTTGAGTTATATACAACTACATGGATTAAACACGTCATGCAATACACATTAAACTTCCACATAAACCAAACAGTGAAAATAGCAAAACCAAGGAAAAACACAATACAATCACACGCCAACTTTAGTGTTAAAACAATAAACAGTGGAAAAAAAGAGGTACCTTTATATACTCTTGCTTAAGGTAGTCGTCGTCAGCCACAACCTATGCAGCATACAACATTTTAGCTGGGGATAGTCAGCATGTCAGACAATGTAACATAACATaactaaaaaaattgacaaaacacaaaatttccACCTAATTGTTAATCTACAAAAGAATTGTACCCTCTATCATTCCATTGCTTACAATGAATCCAAACAAGTCCCTAAATTGTATATTCTAAAATAAAGGGTATAGAGTGGGATGATGTCCCTACAATTTTATTCCATTAAATCTCAATTTTAATCTTCTACACAAAAGTCTCTCCTATCATTCCATTGTTTACCATCTTTGTAGCATCGACACTTCTGATGGAAGAAGTATCCAGTGTCCGACACATGTTGATGTCTCGCACTGACACAGCACCGACACTTGTAACTACATACAAgtaattcatttttttcaatttattattggCATCAACGTGTCGGTGTCATGTCTGTGTGTCGGTGTGTCGGTGTTTGTATTTTGATTGCAAACTAAATCCTAGTTCTTACATTTCTAGCAGCATCTATGTCATCAAAAAAGCATTCTT from Trifolium pratense cultivar HEN17-A07 linkage group LG5, ARS_RC_1.1, whole genome shotgun sequence encodes:
- the LOC123884705 gene encoding uncharacterized protein LOC123884705 codes for the protein MVFCDNCWKDVDGDQIEDSALFCDECGKLLEECFFDDIDAARNVVADDDYLKQEYIKELAAKEKIAKKAFEAFVRNCSNDLSAARDELAQSAVESLAKSRKELRQKRAQEATRSGLAQSAVEATSRILKTKRLSSKVNSDVLAKLFDKPKARKKRKKVRFDLLSDNDDNFELKSKHK